The Anabaena sp. PCC 7108 region ATAAATAAGAATAAAAATATTTTCTAAAAAGTACTTGACAAAACCCCCAGGGTAACTGCTATATTATTTGAAGTTGACTTACTTCGTTGGGGCGTAGCCAAGTGGTAAGGCAGTGGGTTTTGGTCCCGCCATCCCTAGGTTCGAATCCTAGCGCCCCAGTATTAAGAAGGGCAGGTTTTAAAGCCTGTCCTTTTTTTTCAATTATCAAAATTAACAACTGGGTTTGGTGGAGAGTCACTTTTCAGGTGATTTGAGAGCTTGATCCAAAACTTGTCTAGCCTGTTCTGCTTTAGTTCGTGCTTCTTGATAACGGATATTAGCTTGGGCGAAATTTTTGAGAACCTTAAAACCTTCCTTGAGACGGGTGATTTCCTCCTCAGTCACCACATTATCTGAGAATAGAACATCAACCGCTTTACGAATTTCCAAAGCTTCAGACCGTGATTCTTGCACCTTCAACTTCAGTGTAGCCAAATTGTTGAGAATCTGGACGGCTTGGGTAATGGCATCCTCACCGCTAGTATTATCAATAGTTGGTTCCTTAACTTCAATTAACTGTTGAGGTCCAAATCCTTCTTCTAGTTGTGTGGATAGCTGATCAGTATCCATCAGTTCCATCAACTGATCCATTGCTTTATCGCGGGCTTTAGCCGAATCTTTGCCAGGAACAGAAAGAATAATTTCTGGGCTTTGAGCGAGAGTATACTGAACCATATTAGGGAAAATGTGCTGGTTTACCAAGCTAGGGAGAAACTAGACACAAGAATTGTCCAGCGCCATAATGACCATATCATTTGGTGATGAGTTTATGCTATGGGTTTAAACTAAAATCAAACTTTATACTAGATAAAGAGAAACTCAAATACAAGAGGAGAGGAGAGCAATGACTCCCAATCCCGCCATTATGCGATCTGTAGAACAATTGGGCTACCGCGTTACCGTTGGTGACGTAGCAACCCAAGCTGGTTTAAATTTAGCTGAAGCCAATCAAGGATTATTAACCTTAGCATCAGATGCTGGGGGACATTTACAGGTAGCAGAATCCGGTGATATTGTTTATAAATTTCCCCAAAATTTTAGAACAATTTTACGTAATAAATACTTGCAATTACGGTTGCAGGAATGGTGGAAAAAAGTTTGGGGAGTGCTGTTTTACTTAATTCGCATTTCCTTTGGAATTTTCTTAATTGCTTCTATCGCGCTGATTACTGTCACCATCATCATTATCATTACTGCTGCCAATTCAGACCGAGATGGAGACAATAGAAGCAGTGGTTCTCGCGGATTCAATTTCTTCTTTTTCCCAGATTTATTCTGGTATTTTAGTCCCGATTATAGACAACAATCGCAAGAAAGACGACAACAAAGAGGGGAAGAGAGCGATCTCAATTTCTTTGAAGCTGTGTTTTCGTTTTTGTTTGGTGATGGTAATCCTAACGCCAACTTAGAAGAACGCCGTTGGCAAGAAATTGCGACAGTGATTGGTAATCACAAAGGAGCAATAGTAGCCGAACAAATTGCGCCATATTTGGATAATTTGGGTGAAAAATATCAGCAAGAATACGAAGATTATATGTTGCCTGTACTGGTAAGATTTAATGGGCAACCCCAGGTAAGTGCTGATGGGCAAATTGTCTATTATTTCCCAGAGTTACAAGTAAGAGCCAGCAAAAAAAAGCGGCAGTCAATAGCTCCTTATTTAGAGGAATTTCCTTGGCGGTTTAGTACGGCGAGTTCAGGAAAAATTATGTTGAGTGCTGGTTTAGGTGTACTCAACTTTGTGGCTGCTTTAATACTGGGAAGTTTATTGAGGGATGGTACAGCCGCAGCGCAAATAGGTGGATTGGTAGGCTTTGTACAAGGAATTTATTGGTTGTTGTTGGCTTATGGAGCAGGTTTTTTAGGTATACCCTTATTGCGTTATTTTTGGATTCAATGGCGCAATGGTAAAATTGCTGCTGGAAATAATCAAAGGATAGAAAGAGCAAGATTGTTAGCAAATGCTGATTCGGCTTTACAGAAAAAAATTGCTTTTGCTAGTGAATTTGCTAAAGAAAAAATCATTGGTAAAGAAGATTCTGTTTATTCCAGTGAGACAGACTTGCTAGAACAAGAATTTGAGCAAGTTAAAAAACAGAACCGATTAGATGAATCAAAGGATTAAGGTTGGGATATGGGGAGATAGGGGGAAGCGGAGACGTGGGGATGGGGTGACGCGGAGATGGGGTGACGCGGAGAATTAAGCTATTCCCTGCACGCTGCCCCCTGCCCCCTGCACCCTGCCTCCTTCTCCCTGCCTATTTAGCCTGAATCGGGGTTAGAGCTACACCTTGGTAATAATGTCCCAAAATTTGTAAATAGCTGGCTCCGCGTTGGGCTAAACTATACGCGCCCCACTGACTCATACCTAAACCATGTCCGTAGCCTAGCCCTTGGAGGACAAAACTGCCATTTGCGCCTTTGCTAACGGTAAAACGGGTACTTTTTAGCTTGAGTGCGGTACGGACTTCCTCTCCTTGGAGGACTTTAGTACCTTGATCACCGATTATTTTCAGGGTTTTCACGCTGCGGAAAGGTGAGAAAGATTCAGCAATCATATCTTTGACATTACCGACACCAGAAATTATGGAGCTAATTTCCCCAGGTGAGAAGGTTTTTACCCAATTGCACTCTTTGACACCTTGATCAAAGTCTTGTACTGCACGGAGGTAAGGGAGAGTATTTCCCCAAACATCTTCTACATTTTCGGTGTGTCCACCAGAACAAGCATGGAAGACTGAGAGAATAATTCGGTTGTTATAGGTGAGGACTTTTCCGGCTGTACCATCTACAGCACCATAAGTATTACGGGATTCGCTGCTGACACCTTTGTAAATTTGCCAGCGGTCGGGACTATCTCCTAAATCATAAACAGGATTGTTGCGCTGTTTTTCTCGTTCATAGAGGGCATAGGTACGGGCTGCGATCGCTTGGGCTTTGAGGGCTTCGGGAGGCCAACTAGAATTCATTTCTCCACCGATGACGCTGTAGAGATATTCTTCTAAATCGACCCAATTAACTGCGGTTAAGCCTTTTTCGGTAGGAATGACAAGAGTTCTGCCTCGAAACCAGCGATCGCCAATATAAACAAATCCCTTAGCAGTTGGCTCAATCCAAAATAACCCAGATTGCCATTTATCCAAAGCCACTCCCCCAGGGACTGCTTGAGCAGCATAAGCGCTCATTCCTGGCAACTGTCCAAGAGTACGTCCTGCACTATCTTTAACTATTGCAGTTGTGGAAGCACCAACTTTGACTTGATTTACTCCCCTCTCAATTGCTACGCGCAGGATGACAGATGCTTGAGCAGGAGCAACCAAAACAAACCACAAGAGGATACCTATCCACCAATGTTGTCCTTGAATCCGGGAAAATAAAGTACCTAAATAAAGTTGGATTTTCATGCTGATTGTCTAATCACAAGCCTCTACAAGTTAAATAAGACAGTTCTCCCAGATAGGAGCTTGCCACCTCTACTTATTATGCATTTTGATTAGACTTGTGGGGTTTTAATCAGCAGATTGAATCGTGTCAGAACGTTTTGGAGATTTCCTGACTTTTGGCGAATTATTCACCTCATTTGCCACAATACCGATTAAATTCAACTGGCTCAAAATTTCGGTTGCTTGCATTAGTTCCTGTGGGGTTAACTGACCAATGCGCCCAACTATGACAATTCCATTACAAACAGAGGCAATAATTCTAGCATCAATGCTATCTAAAACAGAAGGAGCATCTATCAACACCAAGTCATAAATTTGCTCAAAAGACTGAATCAATTCTTTCATCCGCGCAGAACTAAGCAGATTTACCACATCGTCTGGTGTCGGACCAGCAGTTAAAATATCAATTGAGGGGTGAATAGGCTGGACGTAATTATTAACTTGGTTTTTGATATCATCCACCAATAACAGAGATAGCCCCCAATCATTGGATATTTTGAGGATTTTGTGTAAACTTGGCGATCGCAAATTAGCATCTATCACGAGAACTCGTTGATGCATATGTGCAGCACTAGCCCCAAGTCCCAAAGCTAAAGTTGTTTTTCCCTCTCCCGATACGGCTGAAGTCAACATCAAGGACTTGAAAGGTAAGGGACTCTTGAATATTTGAATATTTTGATAAATCATATCCAGGGTTTCATGGCTGGATAATTTATCGTCTGTTTCTATAGTTGGGGATGATAAATTTGGCTGTCTACGTCTTAAAATCTGCTGAAGTCTATTTTTTAAACTAGGTTTTCCCAATTTGGAAACAGAACCCAGTAATCGGATATTTGTGAGTTTTTGTAAATCTTGTGCCGAAAAAATGGCTTTATTAAAAAATTCCCAAATCAAGGCTACTACCGCACCTAAAACTGGACCAATTAACACGCCGACAATTATCAATAACCATTTACGATTACCGATATAAATTCCCAAGTCTGGTTCTTCCAATACTTGCCAATCAAATCCCCCTTGAGCAATTTTCATTCCCAATGACTGTTGTAACTGAAGTAATTGCTCAAGTGTTCGGCGTTGGACTGTTACATCTGAAAGCAATCGATTGTACTCTGATATTATGTTTGGGTAGGTACTTAGCTGCAAGCGAATTTGTTGTTCAGAGTTAGCTAAAGTATTTTCATTACTAATTAGTTCAAGGGCTGTTTTTTGTAACTGCTGCAACTCATTAACTAACTTGGGATCAATTCCTAATAACTTTGGTGTTGTGGTGCTAGTCTTGACGGCTTGATTTTGTAATTCTTCCTGTAATAAGGCCAGTTGAATTTGGCGTTTTTGCTTCAGTTTTATGACCATTGGTGAATTATCAGTGTAGCGCAGACCCTCCTGAGCTAAACTAAATTCTGTCTTTTTCACCTCATCTAATAAGGCTTGATAGCGGCTAGAACGATTCAAACTAGCTGCAAATTGTGCATTTTGGCTGGAAGATGCTATTTTTTGATCTAGGCTATTGTACTGAGCTTGTACAGATTGAAATTGGGAGCGCGTGGTTTGTCGTTCTTTTTGAATATCAGCTAGAGATTCTAGCAGGATTTTACTTTGTACTAACGGGTCAATTAAATTATGTTTTTTGCGGAAGAATTCTAATTTCTTCTCGGAAACTATTACATCTTTTTGTAATTTTGGTAATCGATTGCTAACGAAAGACAAAGCTTGATTTACACGTTGTTTTTTTTGTTCCCTATTGTAGTCTTGATAAACTTTCTGTAGAGCTTGTAAAACCCTTTTTGTCTTAACTGGATCTCGATCTTTGAAAGAAACAATAAATACTTGATTTACAACCCGATTAAATTTTGATAAATCATCTACAGAAGTTACTTGCAAAGCTCCTTGATTACCTGGCTCATTTTTACCCTTAAGATTTTCTATGGTAATATTGGGATAATGAGAGCGTAGTAAATGTACAGCTTTTTGTACCAAATGGGAACTCAGCATTATTTTCATCTGATGAGCATATTCTACAGATGAAAAGGTAGGTTTAATTAACTCAGGATTTGTATTTTCCTGCCTTTGAATTGATTGTGATTCTTCTTCATCTAAATCAGAACTTACCATGATCTGCATAGAACTCTGGTACATCGGTTTAGTGATGACAGCGAGCAGACTTGTAACTGATATAACTGAACAGGAAACCCCTAAAATTAAAAAGCGTCGGTAAAACAGAATTGTAGATATTTTTCTAATGTTAACCGCTCTTGGCTTAGAGGTAGTAACCAGTTGTTGATGATTTAGACCAGTTGTAGCCACTATAAAAGCCCTCTATTATTTAAACAATATATCTATCTGGAAGATGATTATGAGAAAAGAATTTGAGAGAATTTATACTCAAAATTGTCTCAGAAATAGCTAATATTTATTCTTTCCATGATGATAGGCCTACTTCATAGAAAATTCTCTTAAGTAGCTCTTACATAATCTATTCATTCAGATATATGCCCAGTCAGCACTATGATAATAAAATTATTCATTAGATTTTTAAATCTTTAATGAAGCCTGGACATGAGATATATTAAGGTTGATATTATATTTTCCATAACTCGTAAAACTACTCAGGTTATTTTTGAGGTTATTTTTCAGTTACTGTGAAAAAATTTGTATTTGAAAAAATACATCTGTTTTGTAGTAAGTCTTTTCCCATCTACAGCATATTTCAGGTTCCAGGAGGTACAAAATTTAAGGATAAAGCCTGATGCTAAGAGACTTTAAAACCTGTTCCCTCCGGTACAATGGTATGGCAACCGCCAAGATGGTTAGGACATTCACTGAAATTAAAGGCTATAAGACCGCTGCATTTAGGGATGATCCCAATTTTGCCAAAAAATACCAGCAATTATCAATGGTGGCTATAACTTCGCTTGTGCGGTCTTGGTTTGTTTAGCCCCAGAATTCTATGATGTTAGCGAAGCAGTACTAAGTATGGGTCAATTTACTATTTTGAATGTTTATTAGTGATGACAACTTCTCGCCTTCTAGGTATGTCATAGATCATAAAATCATGAGCCATTTCCGTTTTTGGGAAAATAGCACGGGCTTCCCGAAGTAAATCTTTGAACTCAATAGCATTTCCTGGAGCATAGCGGGGACTAAAATGAGTCATGAGTAATCTATTTACTCCAGCCGCGTAAGCTGTTTGTGCTGCCATTGTGCTTGTAGAATGCAATCTTTGAAAAGCCATATCTGCATCTTGATGAGCAAAGGTGGCTTCATGAATTAACAAATCTACATCTTGTGCTAACTGCACAGCGCCGTCACAATAAATGGTATCTGTACAATAGGCCATCTTCCGGCCAATTTCCGTATCTCCACACAATTCGTCGCCATGAATTACTCGCCCATCTGCAAGGGTAACAGTTTCACCGCGCTTGAGTTTCCCGTACATGGGACCTGAAGGTATTTGCAATTCTTTAGCTTTTTCCACATCAAAACGTCCTGGTCGATCTTTTTCAGCTATGCGATAACCAAAAGCTGGAATGCGGTGATGTAAAAGACCACAGCTAACGATAAAATCATTGTCTTCATAAATTACTCCGGGATGAACTGTATGTACCTTGACTGGGTAGGAAAAATGAGTGTGGGAATAACGTAAAGCAGCTTGCAGGTATTCATTTAACCCAGCAGGTCCATAAATATCAACCCTTTCGACATTACCAGCTAAACCGCAACTGGCAAGCAGTCCCATCAAGCCAAAGATGTGATCACCGTGCATATGGGTGATAAAAATTCGGGAGAGTTGGCTAATTTTTAGATCACTTCGTAAAATTTGATGCTGAGTACCTTCACCACAGTCAAATAACCACAGTTCTGCCCGTTGAGGTAATCTCAGTGCGACACTGGAAACATTACGTGATCTTGTAGGTACTCCGGAACTCGTCCCTAAAAATGTTATCTGCACAGTGTTTTTTAGCCTTTCTCTTGCTCAATATGAGGATTTATTCCCTACCTATAGTGACATGGTTGTTGAGTAAATAGACGTTCACCAATAAGCCACCTGAGAAGGGGCAAAATGCCAAAAGATAATAATTTATCCATGATAACAATACCTTCGCCAAAAAAAGAGAGGATAAATGGCGATCGCATAACTGCCCCTCCTAGGCGATCGCTCTTACCAATCATCATCAAGGCTAAAATGTTTATAGCGTCATAATTTCAGTCTCATTTACCCCAATTTATTTGGAACCAAGATTAAGGTTGAAACATAAGAAGCATAATTAGAGATTTTGGCATTGACAATTGCAGGTTGTTATCAGTACTGACAAATTGCAACAAAGCATTGATTTATTGCAACAAATTTTCTTATATTTAATCACTCATAATCTAAAAATTTAAATTTTGCTGAGAAATCTGTAAGAACTTGCTCAGGAAAATATCAGTTTTTTAGATATCAATCCTTATGTATCCATAATCTTGAGATGAATTATTTAAGCAATAATTATTTTCAAGTTCAAGCAAAGAACTATATTGGTGATTAATGCATTGAGGAATGGAAATTATGAACTTAAGAAATTTATTCATACTGGGTTTGTCTTCTCTTGTCATGGTTGGCTGCGTCCGTGAAGTATCAAATAACCAGGCTAATCAAAGTCCTATAGCTGTGAATGCATCTGTTCCTGTGTCTTCAACTCAGGCTAAACCTTTAGCTTCCTCAGCAAAATCTCCAGATTCAACAGTTATTAAATCAGGCACATTTGTTTCTGGAGAACATACAACTCAAGGAAAAGTTCGTATTACTACTAAAAACGGTAAATCATTTTTAGAGCTTGAGAATTCATTTAAGACCTCTGAATCTGGTCCAGACTTGGTAGTAATTTTACATCGTTCAAATAACGTAATTAATTCAACTAAGCCACCATCTTATTCCTTAAAAAAAGGAGACTATATTGTTCTTGCTCCTTTACAAAAATATAGTGGCGCTCAAACATATTCTATTCCTGAAAACATCAATTTATTAAACTACAAATCTGCCGCTATCTGGTGTCGCAAGTTTAATGCTACTTTTGGTGCTGCTAATTTGAGCAGTTAAAAATTAATCAAAAACTAACTACAATTGACAAGGGCAAAATTTATAAAATTAACTTTATAAAATTGATTGGTAAAGTTAATCTAGTTTTTTGATGAAGGTATTGTGATAATTCACAGTATATCAGCAGCTATCCACTCTGCCTTCAGGAATCTAAACTTTTGAAAAAATTTGTCTAATGCCAAGATAGTTCACAAATAGTTCCTTGAGGAGAAAGGGGAACCCGTCGAAATTTACCTTTAATTTGTCGTGCTAAATTTTTGAACTGTTGTGTTCCCCGGCTTTCTCTTGAGGATTTAACCCCCAAACCATCATCTACAATGCTGAGTGTGTAGCAGCCCCCAGATAGAGATAAAGTGACTTGGAGACAGGTGACTCCTGTAGCGTGTTTGCCCACATTACACAAAGCTTCTTCCAGAAATCGGCAGAGTCCTCGCTTGTTTTCAAGGGTCAAATTGCTTTCATCTATAGGCTCAAATGTGCGGATTTTTAGCTTGAGGGTTCTAAAGCAGGGAAAATCTCGCTCCAACGTATGACTATAAACTTGATAGAGAATTTCATGTAGAGGATCTTGTAAATTTATGACTGTACGATTTCCTAAATAAAGGCTAGGTTCTTGCGTAAAGGTTTCTTGTTGCCAAAATTCATAAATTCCTCGTAGCTCTTGGTTTAAATGCTGTAGTTCTTTTTCTAATTCAGGAAGCAATTTGTGAATTGGTAAATCTTCTCCTTTCAGCAGTCTTAAAACCCTATCCAGGTTTTGGAGTGGTCCGTTGTGAATTGTTTCAAATGTAATTTCAATGATAGCTTGCCTAGCTTTAATTCGTGACCTAGCAGTTTGGTCATATTGATAGAAAGCTGTAATTGCTATGGCATTGATAAGAAAAATTATAATTGCTGGAAATATTGAAATCCAAAGACTATCAATTAACAGCAAATACCCAATACTAACTAAACCAGAAGTGGCGATACCAATAACTACAATATTTTCTAGTTGAAGTTTCATCATACCAACAATAGCAGTGTTGGAAATATCCAAGCCAAAAATCCAAATATCTTCCCATCGCTCTTTGATTGTCTTAAATGTTTTTAACTGCATAAGCTTGATGTTTAGTCTTAAAATTTAATTATTTTATATTTATAATTAATCAATTAAGCCTTGTTCTCTTGCTTGCATTTCAGTTTGGATACGGATGTTCTTGCCATCTTCAGGGTAAATATTTAATGCATCTTGTAGCTTACTCCAATAATGACGTACCATGCGTTCAGATATACACATTTTTTCCGCTATTGATTTATCTTGTAATCCTTCCTCAAATGCTAGGGTTAATACCTTCAGCCACTCTGGTTTAACTTCTAATCCTGAGTGAATTCTACTAATATCTTTTGTATGAGTTAATCCCTGTAATGCCCAATCAACTCTTGTTAACATTTCCTGGGTAGAAAGACTTTTATCCGCGATGGTAAATCCTCCTTTATGACTATCAATATCTAATCGAATACGTATTAATGTTCTGACGTGGGCGCTTTGGACAACAATATTCAAATGTGGATATTGTTTCATCAAAATTTTCAGAAGTTTAATTCCATTATCAGGTCTAGCATTCAATCCCATTTGTTCTGGAATAGAAAGATCCATAACGATGAGATCAGGTTGTAAGCTAGTAACTTGCTCAAGAGTATTATTAGCATTTATAGCAGTTATAAACTCAGCCCTAGGATAGTTTTTTCGGAGAATATCAACTGTGCCACTTAGAACTGCTTCATGGTCATCAATCACCATGATTTTCAGCAATTCTTTTGCTGATAAAAGTTGTTCCATATTTAATAAGTACTCTGAAAGAGAAACACTAAGTAATTGTTATTTTAATCGATTAGTATGAATTTAATTTAGTTAAATTCTAATAGATTTTATTATTTATAGTTTATGGAATATAAGGTGTGTAACCCTTAAAATATGAATTTGTGCTGACAAACAGTTCTAATTAATACATTAATTATCTCAAATTTAAACTAGCTTGAATTAGGGAAAATTCAGTAGCTATCAGATGTTTCAATGATATAACATTTGGTATACCGTTAGTTAATTAGTCATGTAAAATACCTACCAATAAAAATGCCAAAATGACCTAAGATTATTGTTGTAGTGCAAGCATTTACCTGATATTAAAAAATTAAAGCTATGGTAAAGATATTCTAGCTCAGGTAACTGGGAGTGAAGAATTAGAGTAGATATATCAGGATAGGAAATTTTGACAACTAATTGCCCCATATTCCGTATTTTTTTTAATCTAATATACATAGAAAAAGCTATTAAACTTTCAGATTTTGGTAAAGTTATGATCAGTAATTCTTCTAAAGCTCTTAAAATTATTAAACTGCATTCAATCGGTTCATATCGCCAGTAATCTGGCATATCAATATGAAAATATGAATGGGGATAGAAGGATAGCCAAGGTTCTAATAAATACTCAATTGATAAAGGTAAGCTATCTTGAATAAATGTTGGGCATAAGCGATCACTCAATTGTACTAAAGAGTGATGAAAATTTTCAATTTTTTTGCTACATTCTTGAATTTCATCAATTGACAAACTTAAATTATCTATCGCCAATACATCTAAACTGCGACGTATGGTGAATGATTCTTGTAATAAGCCATCTCGGATTTTTTCAGCTTCCAAAAATAGTTTTATAGCTTGTCTATAAGACCACCACTGTAATGCTTTTTGAATCATTTTTTCAGATGTCATAAACTTTACAATGGTTATGACTTGAATAATTCAACTAATTTGACGATACATAATACTGATAAGTACTCATAAATCAGTAATTAACCTGGCTTTTCTGAGGATAAATTTCAATGCAGTATCTTCTCTGGAAATAATGTCAGCTTTTACTTCCATTCCTGATTGAACATAACACTGGTGATTTGTAGTACCAAATTCAAGTCTTTCCGGTTGAATAGTTGCTTCAAAGTAGCTACTAGGATTTGTTTGGGTACCATTATTCGTCTGGGTTGTGATTACGTCTGGAGAAATAGTTTTGACAACACCCTTAAGAGTTCCATAATCTGGATAGGGACAGGCATCAAGACGCATTTGTACTTTTTGATCTACAGCAACTTTTTTAATGTCAGCTGTAGAGATCATAGCTTTAATCACTAAAGAAGCATTATTAGGAACAATTTCAGCAATAGATTCACTAGTACGCACAACTTGACCAGAGTTTCGCAAATTTAGTTTAAGAATAATACCGTTACTAGTGGCAATAATGATACTTTTTTTAAGTTGGTTTTCTAGTTGTTGAAGTTCCTTTTGAGATTGATTGAGTTGGGTTAGCAATTCAACACGTCTTTCAATTAAGGCTTGTTTTTCTTTGTTTAAACTAGCAATATTGGCTTGACCTTTGGCAGTTTCTTGGGCAATACGTTCTTCTGCTATCATCACCATTGCTGTAGTTGGATTAACTGCAACTTTAGCTGATTCAACTTGGATTTTAGCTATTTCAAAAGACCTTTTTACTGCTTGCAGCGTTAGTTCTGATTGCTTAACAACTAGTAGTTTCTGCTCATATTCTCGTCGCCCAATAGCTCCAATTTCTGACAATTGCTTATAGCGATCACTATCTATCTGGGCAAATACTAAATCAGCTTCAGCCTTGTCTAAATCTGTCTGAGCTTTTTGCAAACTTTCCTTAGCTGAAAGGAATTCATTTTGAGTATTAGTTTGCTTTTCTTGATATTCTCTTTCATTCCGTACCAAATCAACTTTTGCAGAAGCAATAGTCTTTTCTATAACTGTTTTTTCGGCTAAAATTTGACTATCCAAAATCCTAACTTGACTATCAATTTGGATGAGTTGTAATTTACGTTGTTGCAGTTCAACTTGTAATTGGCTTTTTTTAATTAGCAATTCGCTCGTATCAAGCTTGGCAATAACATCACCTATTTTAACTACCTGATTTTCTTTAGCTAAAATACTTTTGATTGTACCTTCTATTTCTGGTTGTACTATACGAACTTCGCCTGTAGGACGGACAGTTGCAGTAGCTTTAACTGTCACATTATATTTGACCCATGAAGAGAGGGTAATCCCAGTAGCAACCGTGCTAAGGAGGAAAATTCCCGCCAAAGAAGTCCAAAAACTAATAGGAGGAAGAAAGTCATTATTTTCCGATGAAGAGATAACTTTTTCATTGGGAGTATAAATCATAATTAGCTGATGATTATTAATAATTAGGGAATTAAAAAATCTAAATGATCTCCAGTTTTTGTTTTTAATTCCTCCAAAGAACCTTGTAGTTTTAGTTTGCCCTGATCTAGCAAAACTATCCAATCGGCACGATTAATTACCTTAGGACGGTGAGTAATTAAAATAGTTGTTTTCCCTTGGCGATGCTTAAATAATTGATCTAAAACTTGTGTCTCGCTTACAGGATCAAGTCCACCTGTAGATTCATCTAAAATCAAAATTGGTGGGTCTGTAACAATAGCACGAGCTATTGCTAATCTTTGTCTTTGTCCACCAGAAATATTAGCACCAAATTCACCTAAAATAGTTTGATATGTTTCTGGAAGTTTACTGATAAATTCATCAGCACCAGAAATTTGACAAGCTTTTACAATTTGTTCAAATGTAACGTATGGCGCTCCTAACCGGAAATTTTCGACAATAGAACGACTCCAAAAATGAGCATCTTGGGGAACAAGTACCACCTGTTGACGCAGACATTCTAAAGATAGGTCTTGGAGGTTATAAAGTCCAATGCGGATATTGCCAGATTGGAGTTTATATAATCCAGAAATCAATTTTGCTAAAGTACTTTTACCACATCCAGATTTACCAATAATTGCAACAACTTTACCTCCAGGAATTGTTAAAGAAAAATCTTCTAATAAGTCAATCCTACCAGCATAGTGAAAGTTTATATTTGTACAAATTATGTCAGCAGCTTCGGGAATGTGAGCAAAAGGTTTTTTTCCATCACCTTCATTTTCTGGAGTGGCATCTATCACTTCTGTAAGTCGTTGTATGGCAGTTTTCGCACGAGTAAATTCTTCAACAAAACTGATAACAGTACTAATTAATGCTAAGAAGTTACTATTCATCGAGTTAAATGC contains the following coding sequences:
- a CDS encoding SpoIID/LytB domain-containing protein produces the protein MKIQLYLGTLFSRIQGQHWWIGILLWFVLVAPAQASVILRVAIERGVNQVKVGASTTAIVKDSAGRTLGQLPGMSAYAAQAVPGGVALDKWQSGLFWIEPTAKGFVYIGDRWFRGRTLVIPTEKGLTAVNWVDLEEYLYSVIGGEMNSSWPPEALKAQAIAARTYALYEREKQRNNPVYDLGDSPDRWQIYKGVSSESRNTYGAVDGTAGKVLTYNNRIILSVFHACSGGHTENVEDVWGNTLPYLRAVQDFDQGVKECNWVKTFSPGEISSIISGVGNVKDMIAESFSPFRSVKTLKIIGDQGTKVLQGEEVRTALKLKSTRFTVSKGANGSFVLQGLGYGHGLGMSQWGAYSLAQRGASYLQILGHYYQGVALTPIQAK
- a CDS encoding AAA family ATPase, with the translated sequence MVSSDLDEEESQSIQRQENTNPELIKPTFSSVEYAHQMKIMLSSHLVQKAVHLLRSHYPNITIENLKGKNEPGNQGALQVTSVDDLSKFNRVVNQVFIVSFKDRDPVKTKRVLQALQKVYQDYNREQKKQRVNQALSFVSNRLPKLQKDVIVSEKKLEFFRKKHNLIDPLVQSKILLESLADIQKERQTTRSQFQSVQAQYNSLDQKIASSSQNAQFAASLNRSSRYQALLDEVKKTEFSLAQEGLRYTDNSPMVIKLKQKRQIQLALLQEELQNQAVKTSTTTPKLLGIDPKLVNELQQLQKTALELISNENTLANSEQQIRLQLSTYPNIISEYNRLLSDVTVQRRTLEQLLQLQQSLGMKIAQGGFDWQVLEEPDLGIYIGNRKWLLIIVGVLIGPVLGAVVALIWEFFNKAIFSAQDLQKLTNIRLLGSVSKLGKPSLKNRLQQILRRRQPNLSSPTIETDDKLSSHETLDMIYQNIQIFKSPLPFKSLMLTSAVSGEGKTTLALGLGASAAHMHQRVLVIDANLRSPSLHKILKISNDWGLSLLLVDDIKNQVNNYVQPIHPSIDILTAGPTPDDVVNLLSSARMKELIQSFEQIYDLVLIDAPSVLDSIDARIIASVCNGIVIVGRIGQLTPQELMQATEILSQLNLIGIVANEVNNSPKVRKSPKRSDTIQSAD
- a CDS encoding ribonuclease Z, whose amino-acid sequence is MQITFLGTSSGVPTRSRNVSSVALRLPQRAELWLFDCGEGTQHQILRSDLKISQLSRIFITHMHGDHIFGLMGLLASCGLAGNVERVDIYGPAGLNEYLQAALRYSHTHFSYPVKVHTVHPGVIYEDNDFIVSCGLLHHRIPAFGYRIAEKDRPGRFDVEKAKELQIPSGPMYGKLKRGETVTLADGRVIHGDELCGDTEIGRKMAYCTDTIYCDGAVQLAQDVDLLIHEATFAHQDADMAFQRLHSTSTMAAQTAYAAGVNRLLMTHFSPRYAPGNAIEFKDLLREARAIFPKTEMAHDFMIYDIPRRREVVITNKHSK
- a CDS encoding DM13 domain-containing protein, encoding MNLRNLFILGLSSLVMVGCVREVSNNQANQSPIAVNASVPVSSTQAKPLASSAKSPDSTVIKSGTFVSGEHTTQGKVRITTKNGKSFLELENSFKTSESGPDLVVILHRSNNVINSTKPPSYSLKKGDYIVLAPLQKYSGAQTYSIPENINLLNYKSAAIWCRKFNATFGAANLSS
- a CDS encoding response regulator transcription factor; the encoded protein is MEQLLSAKELLKIMVIDDHEAVLSGTVDILRKNYPRAEFITAINANNTLEQVTSLQPDLIVMDLSIPEQMGLNARPDNGIKLLKILMKQYPHLNIVVQSAHVRTLIRIRLDIDSHKGGFTIADKSLSTQEMLTRVDWALQGLTHTKDISRIHSGLEVKPEWLKVLTLAFEEGLQDKSIAEKMCISERMVRHYWSKLQDALNIYPEDGKNIRIQTEMQAREQGLID